From one Campylobacter suis genomic stretch:
- a CDS encoding HD domain-containing protein, translated as MISASLIEHIFKAASISRWNDYPKMTNLVELDKQAHKFIIAYFIANLEKDVNMSYIIEAGIFEFLSRVVVTDIRPDVFHFIQKSKKEQVNAWVVNELEELVKDIEDGKFLARLRTYLLEDDKTHSKERLILKASSYLATRWEFSIVYQTSQFLNDIDELKSKVDEEMEDYYELIGVRKIAMNQKLARLVDLSGRLRFQKRWAQTPRIPETAVLGHMLVVAILSYFYSLKVGACAKRLENNFFCALFHDLPESLTRDIISPVKYGIKGLNEIISEYEMKLIDEKILPFVPDSFRGDFSYILGIRKKDDKFIKDEFENRTFENNIIPHDGMMENVNKNRFNAIDGKALKYCDKLAAYIEAGMSISYGVKSKELSDGFKNMHKNFKEKPSIDGVNFYEICERLCEHFDLKSQV; from the coding sequence ATGATATCTGCAAGCCTTATCGAACATATCTTTAAAGCAGCCTCTATCTCACGCTGGAACGATTATCCAAAGATGACAAATTTAGTTGAGCTTGACAAACAAGCGCATAAATTTATCATCGCATATTTTATAGCTAACCTTGAAAAAGATGTCAATATGAGTTACATCATCGAGGCTGGTATTTTTGAGTTTTTAAGTCGTGTTGTCGTGACTGACATCCGTCCAGATGTCTTTCATTTTATACAAAAAAGTAAAAAAGAGCAGGTAAATGCGTGGGTGGTAAACGAGCTTGAAGAGCTTGTAAAAGATATAGAAGATGGTAAATTTTTAGCTAGACTGCGTACATATTTGCTAGAAGATGACAAAACTCACTCAAAAGAGCGCCTTATCTTAAAGGCGTCAAGCTATCTTGCAACTCGTTGGGAATTTAGCATAGTTTATCAAACAAGTCAGTTTTTAAATGATATTGATGAGCTAAAGAGCAAAGTAGATGAGGAGATGGAGGATTATTACGAGCTTATAGGCGTTAGAAAAATAGCCATGAATCAAAAGCTAGCACGCCTTGTTGATCTTAGTGGGCGTCTTCGTTTTCAAAAGCGCTGGGCTCAAACTCCTAGGATACCAGAAACGGCTGTTTTAGGGCATATGCTAGTTGTTGCTATACTTAGCTACTTTTACTCGCTTAAAGTTGGAGCGTGTGCAAAAAGGCTTGAAAATAACTTCTTTTGTGCACTTTTTCATGATCTTCCAGAGAGTTTAACTCGTGATATTATAAGCCCTGTAAAATATGGTATAAAAGGGCTAAATGAGATCATTAGCGAGTATGAGATGAAGCTTATTGATGAGAAAATTTTGCCATTTGTCCCAGATAGTTTTAGGGGAGATTTTAGCTATATTTTGGGCATTCGTAAAAAAGATGATAAATTTATAAAAGATGAGTTTGAAAACCGCACATTTGAAAATAACATTATCCCACATGATGGAATGATGGAAAATGTCAATAAAAATCGCTTTAATGCCATCGATGGAAAAGCCTTAAAGTATTGTGACAAGTTAGCCGCTTATATCGAGGCTGGGATGTCGATAAGTTATGGTGTAAAGTCAAAAGAGCTAAGCGATGGTTTTAAAAATATGCACAAAAATTTTAAAGAAAAACCAAGCATAGATGGTGTAAATTTTTATGAAATTTGTGAAAGGTTATGCGAGCACTTTGATCTAAAAAGTCAAGTTTAG
- the queF gene encoding preQ(1) synthase, with product MSKEILILDDEQEQDVKPDLKYGEQIFKNFNPETDLEFWENKHEREYMISITLPEFCCLCPRAGYPDFATIYLDYIPNKFVVELKTIKLYINSFMNRNISHEDSINEIYDVLYRKLEPKYMKIVGDFNPRGNVHTVIEISSESLIKKQGKNNADDEKSRDDNRRAGARRIEERERDRARDEKRGSSGLRGGSRRDSDKGGSRTRGFDRDDSRGSKGGSRGKNFERGGDEKPKRAARDGFRKISYEGNRKASVVKKDK from the coding sequence ATGAGTAAAGAAATTTTGATATTAGATGATGAACAAGAGCAAGATGTAAAGCCAGATTTAAAATATGGTGAGCAAATTTTTAAGAATTTTAATCCAGAAACCGACCTTGAGTTTTGGGAAAACAAACACGAGCGAGAATATATGATAAGCATAACTTTGCCTGAGTTTTGTTGTCTTTGTCCACGCGCTGGCTATCCTGACTTTGCAACGATATATCTTGATTATATACCAAACAAATTTGTGGTTGAGTTAAAAACTATAAAACTTTATATAAATAGTTTTATGAATCGTAACATAAGTCACGAAGATAGTATAAATGAAATTTATGATGTACTTTATCGTAAGCTTGAGCCAAAATATATGAAGATAGTAGGTGACTTTAACCCAAGAGGAAATGTTCATACTGTGATTGAAATTTCATCTGAAAGTCTTATAAAAAAACAGGGAAAAAATAACGCAGATGATGAAAAAAGTCGTGATGATAATCGCCGTGCAGGTGCGCGCCGTATCGAAGAGCGTGAGCGTGACAGAGCAAGAGATGAAAAAAGAGGTAGTAGCGGTTTAAGAGGCGGTTCTAGGCGAGATAGCGATAAAGGTGGTTCGCGTACAAGAGGTTTTGATCGTGATGATAGCAGAGGTAGTAAAGGCGGCTCAAGAGGTAAAAATTTTGAGCGTGGTGGCGATGAAAAACCAAAAAGAGCAGCTCGTGATGGCTTTCGTAAGATAAGTTATGAGGGCAATCGTAAAGCAAGTGTGGTTAAGAAAGACAAATGA
- a CDS encoding EAL domain-containing protein translates to MFAINLERTQRFKTALKISFPFAILVLFVGYIFFTNDNIQTHEIFLFILLVVVYIFYTFYLIYQSFKNTILDSTLSFLNRKKTEQIFSELVLKADKNQSLVLLKIKNLSEISDIYGINKGDEILKDSIFKLKDFLKKNSVKSIIGHYNASSFLLYVYAQSSYLTHILTIFSKNMQNENISIDIDFLAINALQNNDLSKSINFLINELKYKNKADKADLLQIEKEVLEAIKEQKFLYKTQKIASLENQDELNLVISTLQTRSLGNIARSKFIEIATQNESEIVLDKNNILNFLSLAQKDRIYIIEVSQNSLKDTTFLNFIKELVLEKKLEAKNIIFDFSRQNSENFGKLSEFLSEYKKLGFRFCLSQFCGTNVCFNALFVLDVEFIAYDISISKTLLDKKVQVCLKNFSQIYREIGIKSIVKFIENTQNFEIVKSLGVNFAQGYFIEKPKDLR, encoded by the coding sequence ATGTTTGCAATAAATTTAGAGAGAACTCAGCGTTTTAAAACAGCGCTGAAGATCTCATTTCCGTTTGCGATATTAGTTTTATTTGTTGGTTATATTTTTTTTACAAATGATAATATCCAAACTCATGAAATTTTTCTTTTTATTTTACTTGTTGTAGTTTATATTTTCTACACTTTTTATCTGATATATCAAAGTTTTAAAAATACTATTTTAGATAGTACTTTAAGTTTTTTAAATCGTAAAAAAACAGAGCAAATTTTTAGTGAGCTTGTTTTAAAAGCTGATAAAAATCAAAGTTTAGTTTTATTAAAGATTAAAAATCTAAGTGAAATTTCTGATATATATGGGATAAATAAGGGCGATGAAATTCTAAAAGATAGTATCTTTAAACTTAAAGATTTTCTTAAAAAAAATAGTGTAAAAAGCATAATAGGACACTACAATGCCAGTTCATTTTTGTTATATGTATATGCACAAAGTTCGTATCTAACACATATTTTAACTATTTTTTCAAAAAATATGCAAAATGAAAATATAAGTATAGACATTGACTTTTTAGCCATTAATGCTTTACAAAATAATGATCTTAGTAAAAGTATAAATTTTTTAATAAATGAATTAAAATACAAAAATAAAGCTGACAAAGCTGATCTTTTGCAGATAGAAAAAGAGGTTTTAGAAGCCATAAAAGAGCAAAAATTTCTTTATAAAACTCAAAAAATAGCAAGCCTTGAAAACCAAGATGAGTTAAATTTAGTAATATCTACGCTACAAACAAGAAGTTTAGGAAATATTGCTCGCTCAAAGTTTATAGAGATAGCTACGCAAAATGAGAGTGAGATAGTACTTGATAAAAATAACATCTTAAATTTCTTAAGCCTTGCTCAAAAAGATAGAATTTATATCATTGAAGTTAGTCAAAATTCTCTAAAAGATACGACTTTTTTAAATTTTATTAAAGAGCTTGTTTTGGAAAAAAAGCTAGAAGCTAAAAATATCATTTTTGATTTTAGCAGGCAAAATAGCGAAAATTTTGGAAAGTTGAGTGAGTTTTTAAGTGAATATAAAAAGCTTGGATTTAGATTTTGTTTATCACAATTTTGCGGGACAAATGTCTGTTTTAACGCACTTTTTGTACTTGATGTGGAATTTATAGCCTATGATATTTCTATAAGTAAAACGCTTTTAGATAAAAAAGTACAAGTATGTTTAAAAAATTTTAGTCAAATTTATAGAGAAATTGGTATAAAAAGTATAGTAAAATTTATAGAAAATACACAAAATTTTGAAATTGTAAAAAGCCTTGGTGTAAACTTTGCTCAAGGTTATTTTATAGAAAAACCAAAGGATCTTAGATAA